The Humulus lupulus chromosome 7, drHumLupu1.1, whole genome shotgun sequence region GCCTAATTAAAAAATGACCCTTCCCGCCCCTTCTTTAACTAATTCCAAATTTATCAtagcaactatatatatatatatatatcaacacgTACACAAGCAAGTTATTTATTATATCAATAATATGTGTAAATGAAGACTAAATTTAGTCGTCCCTCCCTACCTTATATcgaatatgtaatatatatatattaatttataaaataacaattaaaaaagactaataaattacttaaataagactataaaaattaaatacGTAATACAGTCCAAACATTTTAGGTCAAGATCTCTAAGTGTGGGGAACATATTGATGACTCAATATATTTAGTGTGAGAACGACCATGACATGTGGCCTTATGAGAAAGGCATGACCTATTGGCTCACTCTGTTTGTCATAGTGATTTGAAATCGTGAATTTATAATGAAATCTAAATGAATTTTCAGTCTAGGTGTACATATTGAAATGCCAGAACTATTAATTTAGATGTTTTTTCAGTATATAACCAGACACTCACTACAAATAAAGGTAACATTTAGTGACAACTTTTTAGTtacaacatatattttgtgtgactaaatgccacttttagtaacaacaaaaaattacttgtgactaaaaagtcatacttaatcacaagttgtcACTAATATAGTTTTAGTCACGacctattatttttagtgataaaatttgttgtgactaaaaatacatttagtgacaacaaattgtgatctttgtgactaatacttttagccacggactttttagtgatgacataGGTATAATGATTTTTCCTTAGtcacaaattttttgtttttagtcacaaaatttgttgtgactaaaactaagatttttcGTAGTGACTTAAAGGAATATGTGTGGAAAAAATTACCTAAAGTTTTTTATTTATACGTGGGATACTcccaatcttttatttttagcaGGGAAAGTACCCAAACATTGTAAAACTATAATTTTGTTAGCGGCAGACATGTGCCccgtttttattggtccaaatcataattatttttttaaatttattaaaaatacattttaattcataaattttttaaatattaaattaaaaatagaagATCAGATTTTTTACAAATGAGTACTAATTAAAGGCTTTTCTTTTACAAagctaatataaaaataaattaaagagaTGGTTAGAGAATTCATGTAAAAGAGGAGCATGTCTTGATCAAGaatgagagaggagagagagattGAGTAATGGAGTTTCGGCTTTAGGGACAGTGAGAACTCAATGCCGGCATGGGGTTTTGGGCAAGGGAAAGATTTCGACGCCAAACATGGGGTTTAGGGGTTCAGAGACAGAGAGATATGCAAAAGCTcttatgatttaaataaaaacataagagtacgATTGCTCAATCCAAATGAAGAGTTGTCCTAAAGATGAAAATATAATAGTCTATAAAACAAAACTCATACATAAGACCTCCTACTAACTCGGTCCTCCAACATCGGGATTATCAGGTAGTGGTGGGATACACATTGAGATCTCGTGGTGATAGAATGAGTCCAGATGTGCTCATCTAATTGTCAAAGACGCTTTCTCATCTTAACaatctcttcatctctagtttacAGTGGATGATCAGTAGCAAATGGAGCTTGGTCTCTTATATTAAGTATGATGTTATTGACATTCAATCAAAATTGTTGATAAAAAACGGTTTAACTCATGCGTATAGTTTCTTTTTCAGCTATAAATGGAATGTGAATAAAATTTGTTGGTGTTCTTgagatttatttttttatttttatgaatttaaatgttcttttcattaattttttatttaaaattaattttaaaaaaaataagtatgGTTTGGACCAATAAAAACTTGACACGGATGTACCCAATTATCTCATCAATAGACCTAGCGGGGAAGCCCTAACTGAATTAGGGTTTACTATGTTTGATTACTTTTGGCAATATAAAAAATTCGGAGTATACCTCGTACAAATCCAAAACTTTAGGTACTAAGCATATTAGTAAAAATTGTTGTAACGATCGAACATCGACCATAACAAGTATTCTAACTATCTGTTTTTTGGCTGTTGCTTCTCCCAGCAGGTTGTCCATCAGGTTCAAGATTGGTTAGGCTGTACATGGCCTCTAATCTTCTCGAACTGGTGCAGGTGGATAGAAGACATGAGGAAGTGGATTCGAGCCTCTATAGTGGTGGTTGTGTTCTCAACTACTATCTATTATTTGTGGCATAATAGAAACACTTGTTTTGTCCATAATTACTCTCTTAGTGTTATAGCTGTAGTTCACTTGATTAAAAAAGACATTAAGTGTAGGCTTAGTTTTTTTTCTCTTCACACTACAGGGAAAAGGGGTTTTAGCGACGACTTACGTCGTCGCAAATTCCCAAAATATAGTCGCTAATTCCTTTAGCGACTACCATGTCATCGCTATTTGTCGTTGCTAAATGCTGGTCGCTAATTGGTTTTAATTAGCGACGAAATGAAAAATGTCGTCGCTATTTCCCTTTAGCAACGACATGTGGTCGCTAAAAGATCCACTTTTTCGTCGCTGTTAGTTAGGAATGTCCTCtgatttttgaaattatttaggTATTTAGCGACGACATGTTACTTTTTTGCGACAACATATTGTGGCTAaaagtctttttttttctttttttttatgccTAAAGCACTATTATATATACTTAAAAAAATgccattattcaatatatatactaACACATTTTTTTGCTAAAAGATTTGAAATAGAAGAGAAATTTAATCATgcacaaaattatatttttactataaatatttttataacaaAGTAACTATCATAGtaaaattaaaatacataaatataaatatttttaactaGGTGTTGTAGGATCGGCACCATGACCTTGCTGAGAAGATCCAGATCCCGAGACTCCACCAATCCTAGCCAAGTGCTCCTTTATGGCTCGGAGTCGCTCCCTCACCTCTTGCATGTCTTGTGCGGTAGGAGGTGGTTGGGCTGGTTGAGGTACCTCAGCCGCTTCACAATTCGCCCTCGTGCGAATCCTGCGACCAAGACCCGGCTGATAGCCTCGATGACGTCCAAAGATCGTCTCAACAAGAATAATGTCATCATCTTCTCTCGGGATAGTACTCGAGGCAGAGGCGCTCGTAGATGATTGTGACTGCAGAGTGTCACGTATCTCTATCATCTTTTCCTGTATCACACAATTTTCAAGAATATTAGAATTTACAACACAATAAAGTAagaaaatcataaaatataaatttacttACATAGTTATCTTTCGCTGCCTTGCTCACCCAACCTTCCCCGTCTATGTACTTAGTCGCCATCCAAATCTCTGGAACCCCAACAAGACACCCAGTTTGTAAATCACGCTACAATACAAgaagtttgaaaaaaattaagaaaaaaaacattataaaaaaacataaataaaaattatgtaaaaaagaAAGTACCTTCTTGTAACGAAGGGCTGGCGTAGACTGTGAACCCTGCACGcttctctgtttttgttttgcaCGGTTCGCAGAGTTAGTCTCAAAACGCCTCTGCAAAGAACTTGTGTTAACCATAtgttaaattaacaaaaataaattaaaaaataatatttttgtgaaTACCTTCACTTCAGGGCGATCAAAATACTGGAGCGCCTTTTGCCATTTCTCCACCACCAAACCATCAAGAGGATGTGCTCGACCATTCTTTTTTAAATGAGTGGACAAGTCATTCTTCCACTCCGAGTAACGATCAGCGCACGACCGTTGAATGCCCAAAAGAATGCCGAGGAGGTTCTCTGAGGCATATCGACTTCGACCAATGTCGAATAAATCATCCtgaatcaaaaaaataaaataaattagctagatttaatattaaagtgaacccaataaaaaaattatagaaataaattACCTCTAGACGAGGAAGTATGCGATCTCTAACTTCGCTGGGTACTTTATCCCATCGGTCGTAGTCAAGATCGGCATATTGTCGAATGAGAATGCCGATCTCTCTAGAGAAATGTTGGGAATAATCACCAAtttctttgtaagtcttcccTCGAACATCCCACTCCAGTGGTAGTGGTCTACCTAATGCAACTCTAGCTTCTCGAGTTGAAAACCCCTTGTTGATGCCGCGCCTTTTCGTTTTAGTCGTCACTATTATTTCTCAAAtacatataattattatatacacataaataaattaattcaatataTTCATCCAAAAAAAATAATTGCATGTGTTACCTCTCTCACAATCAGCCTGTATCTGCGTTGGATCTGGAGGAGGATTTGCCCCACCATCACCTCCGTGATGTTGCATAACCGCAGAAGACATATCTAAAAAAATTGATGATATATATGCATTGATAAATTTGtacaatcaaatttaaatattataaaatttcaaTACATTTGAACAATCTTTCAATGTAAAAATAATATAAGCTTCACTATAATATTCACTATCACCGAAAATAATATAGATTGCTGACATTTAAGATTCATGTGAGGTATTCTAGACACTTTATTTATCACCGAAAATTAAGAATATATATTTCTAACAGTTAAACTCAACATACCAACTAAtaatgatataatgatatatatgtGTGCATATAATAAAATGTTGACAAATAAagataaacataaataatatggTTATCCATAAATAATAAGTGCAAACAATCTTTGAATGCAAAAATTACAACTTAATCATCACTATAATATTCATTATCACTATCATTCTCATTTTCTTCTACATTATCTTCTTCTAAgtccatctcttcctcttcctctttctCTTCCTCTTCATCGACCAtctcctcttcctcttcatcgaccatttcctcttcctcttcctcttcaccTTCCTCTTGATCAACAGGAGTATCTACATTGACAACATATGGCGATTGATCTCTACGGCAAAAATTGATTTCTGGCAACGGACCAAGATCGACAAACAATTGGAAATCAGATGTTATTGTGTCATGCATAACATCTATTTCAATGGGATCCAACTGTTCATAAGCTGCTGGGGTGTCCCACACATTTCTATGATGAACTTCTTCAACAATTTTCCAATCCCGGTCATTTTTCAAATCATCAAGATAGAAAATTTGTTTTGCCTGAGTTGCCAAGATAAACTTGTCATTTTTGTACCACTCGAACTTAGTAAATATACTGGTTATATTATTTTCATGCTTCATCCTACTCTTGGTAGGATCTGTATCAAACCATTtacacttaaataatacaacagaacaaccagCAAGGTATGACATCACTATAACCTCTTCTAATTGCCCGTAGAAATTTTTGTTGTCTACTCCGGGTACTAAGACACCACTGTTTTGAGTTTTCAAATTTTTATCTCTATCATAACACAAAAATCGAACTCCATTGACAATACACCCAGTGTATGAAGAAACAAGATTAGAGGAGCCGTTTGCTAAGGAGAATAACTCTTCAGAAGCTTCTGCAGATCCTGCTTGTCGAAGATTGTAAAGCTTATTGTAAAACCACATGGGGAACTCCTTTTTCTGTAATTGATCTAGGTTTTCAGCACCACTAGATAAAAGGATCTGCTTGTGCTCTCTACACATATAAAATATGAAAGACTTAAAAAATTTGAAAGATAAATGGAAGAGTAGATATATTGTTAGTGTGATCAAAGTACTTACTGAATATATGGGAGAATCTCAATGCAATTGTTGAGAATGTACCACTCAGCAGTTTTTTTAAGTTCATCGTCCAAAGTTGTTAGTGTCTTCTTACCGATCGGACAACCTTGAGATTGAAACACAGACAACTTCTTTAGTGATGGAATTGCATCAACATTTCTATCTGGACGATTAAACCTTGTTTCCACCCCTTTGAAGTACATAGAACAGAATGTCAATGCTTCATCGACGACATAACCCTCAGCtatggacccctcaggacgagctttattacGCACATAAtgtttcaattttttcatgtatctctcaaagggatacatccacctcatgtgtaCTGGACCTCCATCTATTGCTTCTTGAGGCAAATGTATCATTAGGTGAACCATAACATCAAAAAACGCTGGCGGAAAAATGATTTCTAGTCCGCAAAGAATTTCAACAATTGATGTTTTCACTTTCTCCAAATCAGAAACAATCAGAGTTCTAGCACAAATAATCTTGAAGAAAGTGCACAAGTCAATAATGGTCTTGGCAATAGGTTTTTCTAGGAATGAATGAACACCAATTGGCAAAAGACGTTGCAATATGACATGACAatcgtgggatttcaacccaGTAATCTTATTGTCATTTTCAATCACATTCTTCCTTAAATTAGATGCAAACCCATCTGGAAATTTGACTGATTTCAAAAACCGACAAAACTTATGCCGATTTTCAGGAATAAATGTGTATTTCGCTGCCGGCTTTTCCATTCGACCATTTACCATTCTCAGATGCAATTCTGGCCttatcttcatcttctccaaatATACTCTAGCGCTAATTGTATCTTTGGTCTTATTTTCCAACCCGACTATTGTGCCAACTAAGCTGTCGCatacatttttctcaacatgcatgacgtCTAGGTTATGTCGCAACTTCATAt contains the following coding sequences:
- the LOC133789572 gene encoding uncharacterized protein LOC133789572; the encoded protein is MSIDKTWINNSNKFSDEYVAGAFAFVERAQQFVDTRGLVKCPCNKCINIELQTIGVLESHLFENGFLRSYTNWYWHGEEEIIPTNRVVHQCHEDEMMDVLNDIAQPNNCEDDENEVDDEIPPASECRGTSQYYNDLFAEMESPLFPGCEKYTSLNFVAKLMHFKVLGKIPNKIFDGILELLEDAFPSPNKIPKSHYAAKRLMRKLGLGYESIHVCKHDCALFWKENAGKHKCPICGEDRWVDKNTKGKKVPQKVMRYFPLTPQLMRKYASRHISQHMRWHHEGRVKEDGIMRHPADGKAWKDFDRSNLAFAMEPRNVRLGLAADGFNPFGNMSLSYSMWPVVLMTYNLPPWLCMKETNFMLTLLIPGPHSPGKDFDVFLRPLVDELKELWVSGVQTRDIVDGSFFKLRAALLWTINDFPARSSFSGWSGQGYTACPTCNVSTPSVRLQNKVAFYGHRNFLPMGHQIRKKKKLYGSVEKRPPPEEFSTEAIFTQMNFMPESLPGKHVSYGGQKRKRTKEQVGWRKKSIFFELPYWANMKLRHNLDVMHVEKNVCDSLVGTIVGLENKTKDTISARVYLEKMKIRPELHLRMVNGRMEKPAAKYTFIPENRHKFCRFLKSVKFPDGFASNLRKNVIENDNKITGLKSHDCHVILQRLLPIGVHSFLEKPIAKTIIDLCTFFKIICARTLIVSDLEKVKTSIVEILCGLEIIFPPAFFDVMVHLMIHLPQEAIDGGPVHMRWMYPFERYMKKLKHYVRNKARPEGSIAEGYVVDEALTFCSMYFKGVETRFNRPDRNVDAIPSLKKLSVFQSQGCPIGKKTLTTLDDELKKTAEWYILNNCIEILPYIQEHKQILLSSGAENLDQLQKKEFPMWFYNKLYNLRQAGSAEASEELFSLANGSSNLVSSYTGCIVNGVRFLCYDRDKNLKTQNSGVLVPGVDNKNFYGQLEEVIVMSYLAGCSVVLFKCKWFDTDPTKSRMKHENNITSIFTKFEWYKNDKFILATQAKQIFYLDDLKNDRDWKIVEEVHHRNVWDTPAAYEQLDPIEIDVMHDTITSDFQLFVDLGPLPEINFCRRDQSPYVVNVDTPVDQEEGEEEEEEEMVDEEEEEMVDEEEEKEEEEEMDLEEDNVEENENDSDNEYYSDD